Proteins from a single region of Salinibacter grassmerensis:
- the dnaG gene encoding DNA primase — MPIPDEKVEEVRAAVDLVEVAEDYVQLKQSGSRYMGLCPFHNEDTPSFSVDPDQNLYYCFGCQKGGDAFKFVQEIEGVGFLESVRMLAERYGVPLPEEETDPDAANEREAVLHALRFAARFFYRQLTQSNRGRPALDYLRRRGFTPQTIKQFGLGYAPDEWDALLTAADEEQIDLETLEKAGLIIERNDGSGYYDRYRGRIIFPIFSHIGKVLAFAGRILDPDDERDQPKYINSPETEVYHKKEVLYGLHQAKQSIRNVDEVLLVEGYTDVISLSQAGVENVVASSGTALTEQQISALDRYAKRAVMLYDADEAGERAALRGMERVLEAGLGAYAVELPSGNDPDEYVQEHGGDAFSDYVQEHRQDLPSFAYQRARRNGVLETPEDRVEVQREIIESVARIPDPNLRREYVSHTSEVTGVPDSDLFRMLEEEREQMERRAQRQRKREQKRQQRQAEETAPPAEEETASPTQNGALSPPSTSANGKTASGPVLLPEERVLFRLMLENGHRMVSLVLGHMALDEFSEGPPRAFAQALAEMYEDGRVQPQQILNGEHGEALQQLGASVMMDEHEASEHWAQKEDIPVPHLNDRPYEAARSAMKFLKMDRVDEAIEAVRERMYQASQQGADDEVQRLQQKMMSLQELRKGIKRGEFLED; from the coding sequence ATGCCGATTCCGGACGAAAAAGTTGAGGAGGTCCGCGCCGCGGTTGATCTCGTGGAGGTGGCGGAGGACTACGTCCAGCTGAAGCAAAGCGGGTCGCGGTACATGGGGCTCTGTCCATTCCACAACGAGGACACGCCCTCCTTTAGTGTCGACCCGGATCAGAACCTCTACTACTGCTTCGGTTGCCAGAAGGGCGGGGACGCCTTCAAGTTCGTCCAGGAGATCGAAGGCGTCGGCTTTCTGGAAAGCGTGCGGATGCTGGCGGAGCGGTACGGCGTTCCGCTGCCGGAGGAGGAGACCGACCCCGACGCGGCCAACGAGCGCGAGGCTGTCCTGCACGCCCTGCGCTTTGCGGCCCGATTCTTCTACCGCCAGCTCACGCAGTCCAACCGGGGACGCCCCGCGCTCGACTACCTCCGTCGGCGCGGCTTCACCCCGCAGACCATCAAGCAGTTTGGGCTCGGCTACGCCCCCGACGAGTGGGACGCCCTGTTGACGGCCGCGGACGAGGAGCAGATCGACCTGGAGACCCTCGAAAAGGCGGGGCTCATCATCGAGCGCAACGACGGAAGCGGGTACTACGACCGCTATCGGGGGCGCATCATCTTTCCCATCTTCTCTCACATCGGCAAGGTGTTGGCCTTCGCCGGACGCATCCTCGATCCCGATGACGAGCGCGATCAGCCGAAGTACATCAACTCTCCGGAGACGGAGGTCTACCACAAGAAAGAGGTGCTCTACGGCCTGCACCAGGCCAAACAGTCCATCCGCAACGTCGATGAAGTCCTGCTCGTGGAGGGGTACACGGACGTGATCAGCCTGTCGCAGGCCGGGGTGGAAAACGTCGTTGCCTCCAGTGGCACGGCGCTCACCGAGCAGCAGATCAGCGCGCTCGACCGGTACGCGAAGCGAGCGGTGATGCTCTACGATGCCGACGAGGCGGGAGAGCGGGCGGCCCTGCGGGGAATGGAGCGTGTGTTAGAGGCGGGGCTGGGGGCCTACGCCGTAGAGCTCCCCTCGGGCAACGACCCGGACGAGTACGTTCAGGAGCATGGGGGGGATGCCTTTTCCGATTACGTTCAGGAGCACCGGCAGGACCTTCCGTCGTTCGCCTACCAGCGGGCCCGCCGCAACGGGGTCCTCGAGACCCCCGAAGACCGGGTCGAGGTCCAGCGCGAGATCATCGAGTCGGTTGCCCGGATCCCGGACCCGAACCTGCGCCGCGAGTACGTATCCCATACGAGTGAGGTGACCGGCGTGCCGGACTCGGATCTGTTCCGCATGCTGGAGGAGGAACGAGAGCAGATGGAGCGCCGAGCCCAGCGGCAACGAAAGCGAGAGCAAAAGCGTCAGCAGAGGCAGGCGGAAGAGACTGCGCCCCCGGCCGAGGAGGAGACCGCCTCGCCCACCCAGAACGGTGCGTTGTCCCCGCCTTCCACCTCCGCAAACGGGAAGACGGCGTCCGGTCCCGTGCTGCTCCCGGAAGAGCGGGTGCTGTTCCGCCTCATGCTGGAGAACGGGCATCGCATGGTGAGCCTTGTGCTGGGGCACATGGCGCTGGATGAGTTTTCGGAGGGACCGCCGCGCGCGTTCGCCCAGGCCCTCGCCGAGATGTACGAAGACGGCCGCGTGCAGCCCCAGCAGATTCTGAACGGTGAGCATGGAGAGGCGCTTCAGCAACTCGGCGCATCGGTGATGATGGACGAGCACGAGGCCTCCGAGCACTGGGCCCAGAAGGAAGACATCCCGGTGCCCCACCTTAACGACCGTCCCTACGAGGCGGCCCGAAGCGCGATGAAGTTCTTGAAGATGGACCGCGTCGACGAGGCCATCGAGGCGGTTCGCGAGCGGATGTACCAGGCCAGCCAGCAGGGGGCCGACGACGAGGTTCAGCGCCTGCAGCAGAAGATGATGTCGCTGCAGGAGCTCCGGAAGGGCATCAAGCGCGGCGAGTTCCTGGAGGACTGA
- a CDS encoding gamma-glutamyl-gamma-aminobutyrate hydrolase family protein: MPAHIGITTSHADGTQRLDRRYTTAIEDAGGVPVLLPITESNRTVEETLGHIDGLVVPGGPAVTDGLTGPLPEELDALDPRRAESDRRWIEACWQTGRPILGICYGMQRLNALSGGTIYGDVEAEHDGAQTHSQKRGAITHPVTLRSSSRLHRWVNTETLAVNTRHLQAIATVGDGFSVAATAPDGVIEAIEHESGRLFGVQFHPERMGDVTRPLFQAFLEQARTRSVPASL, translated from the coding sequence ATGCCCGCCCACATTGGCATTACGACCTCCCACGCGGACGGGACGCAACGCCTGGATCGCCGGTACACGACGGCCATTGAGGACGCCGGCGGGGTCCCCGTACTACTTCCCATCACCGAGTCCAATCGAACGGTCGAAGAGACGCTGGGCCACATCGATGGGCTGGTGGTGCCGGGGGGACCAGCCGTCACCGATGGGCTCACCGGTCCGCTCCCTGAAGAACTCGACGCCCTCGACCCGCGGCGGGCCGAATCGGACCGCCGCTGGATTGAAGCCTGCTGGCAGACCGGGCGGCCCATCCTCGGGATTTGCTACGGCATGCAACGCCTCAACGCCCTGTCGGGCGGCACGATCTACGGGGACGTGGAGGCCGAGCACGACGGTGCGCAGACGCACAGCCAGAAACGCGGAGCCATAACGCATCCGGTAACCCTGCGGTCCTCTTCTCGTCTGCACCGATGGGTCAACACCGAGACCTTGGCCGTCAACACGCGTCACCTCCAGGCCATCGCAACGGTCGGGGACGGATTTTCGGTGGCGGCCACGGCCCCGGATGGGGTGATCGAGGCGATCGAACACGAGAGTGGGCGCCTGTTCGGCGTCCAGTTTCACCCCGAACGCATGGGGGACGTCACCCGGCCGCTCTTCCAGGCATTCTTGGAGCAGGCCCGAACGAGGTCCGTCCCCGCCTCTCTCTGA
- a CDS encoding Smr/MutS family protein, with protein sequence MATPTLDDDGSTVTLDLHGLSVDEALDVTYSTLRLAETRGRSQLKVIHGSSTTQGQRRTIKSALHDQLDRGSLGSHATNIIRSRDTLTLALDLTATSDPTPITLRDVRP encoded by the coding sequence ATGGCGACGCCTACGCTCGACGACGACGGTTCCACGGTGACCCTCGACCTGCACGGCCTGTCGGTCGACGAGGCGCTCGATGTGACCTACAGCACGCTTCGTCTTGCCGAGACTCGCGGGCGGAGCCAACTGAAAGTGATCCACGGATCCTCCACCACGCAGGGCCAGCGTCGCACCATCAAGAGCGCCCTACATGATCAGCTCGATCGCGGGTCCTTGGGCTCCCACGCGACAAATATCATTCGGTCCCGCGACACCCTAACCCTGGCCCTCGACCTGACGGCAACCTCCGACCCCACGCCCATTACACTGCGCGACGTGCGCCCCTAG
- a CDS encoding SWIM zinc finger family protein codes for MNTLPLTIDQLRKHTAGGSFERGRQYLQDGAVQSVERTHDHTLKAKVQGSDVHPYLVTVQFDADHITAVECTCPYYEGSWCKHVVATILKVLDNDEVPKSDPAAVADLVADMDRDELATLIERLVKHDPRLLDQIEREQARLTGESAPSDGSV; via the coding sequence ATGAACACTCTTCCCCTCACCATAGACCAGCTTCGGAAGCACACCGCGGGCGGGTCTTTTGAACGCGGCCGGCAATACCTTCAGGACGGGGCCGTGCAGTCCGTAGAACGGACCCACGATCACACCTTGAAGGCCAAGGTGCAGGGAAGCGACGTGCACCCGTACTTGGTGACCGTCCAGTTCGACGCCGACCACATCACGGCCGTTGAGTGCACGTGTCCGTATTATGAGGGCTCTTGGTGCAAGCATGTCGTCGCTACCATACTGAAGGTGCTCGACAACGACGAGGTGCCTAAATCGGACCCCGCCGCGGTCGCCGATCTCGTGGCAGACATGGATCGGGACGAGCTGGCCACCCTCATCGAGCGGCTTGTGAAGCACGACCCACGTCTCTTGGATCAGATCGAACGGGAGCAGGCCCGTCTGACTGGAGAGTCCGCACCCTCCGACGGCTCTGTGTAG
- a CDS encoding type 1 glutamine amidotransferase has product MHLALIDASLGTPHAQRNFKREVDASLSVYNANEGEMPPPIGKPPSVQTGGETSRSFDGAIISGSQSSVYDSQRAWIQELSQWVEGAISDGLPILGVCWGHQLLAQILGGTVRGGNYELGYVKVQQEADDPIWNGLSDPFTVFATHSDHVVKMPPDAHLLASNETGVQALRYEQVYGVQFHPEYDLKTAEAMIHSKDLSERKIQGALDTCTDANVNAAGTATRIFENFLDHVAASEAPSSTLNA; this is encoded by the coding sequence ATGCACCTTGCCCTCATCGACGCGTCCCTTGGCACCCCGCATGCCCAGCGCAACTTCAAGCGGGAAGTCGACGCCTCTTTGAGCGTCTATAATGCCAACGAGGGAGAGATGCCCCCGCCCATCGGCAAGCCCCCTTCCGTTCAAACGGGAGGCGAGACCTCCCGGTCATTTGACGGAGCCATAATTAGTGGCTCACAGTCGTCCGTCTACGACAGTCAACGGGCCTGGATACAGGAGCTGAGCCAGTGGGTGGAAGGGGCCATTTCCGACGGCCTGCCCATCCTCGGCGTCTGTTGGGGACACCAGCTTCTCGCCCAGATTCTGGGAGGGACCGTTCGCGGAGGCAACTATGAGTTGGGCTACGTCAAGGTTCAGCAGGAAGCGGACGATCCGATCTGGAACGGGCTCTCGGATCCCTTCACCGTCTTCGCCACACATTCCGACCACGTGGTGAAGATGCCGCCTGACGCCCACCTCTTGGCCTCCAACGAGACGGGGGTGCAGGCACTCCGCTACGAGCAGGTGTACGGCGTGCAGTTCCACCCCGAGTATGACCTGAAGACTGCTGAGGCCATGATTCACTCCAAAGACCTGTCCGAGCGCAAGATCCAGGGTGCCCTAGATACTTGTACGGACGCCAACGTAAACGCGGCCGGGACCGCTACCCGCATTTTCGAGAACTTTCTCGACCACGTGGCCGCCTCTGAGGCCCCCTCGTCCACCCTGAATGCTTAG
- a CDS encoding outer membrane protein assembly factor — protein sequence MEEHRPTFMERAASFVGSFGGAVVPHRLILDVPQLEVADFHPVFGGLDGNAGTTAGVLYEPTFWKEEQRLAEAELLGSLREYYGTGARFGGVFEPYVGYAYARYQHRPRESFYGVGADSQVDTEAGFRLDQGVVGGLLGWSPKPSALLGGHVSYQANRYGTGQGDRPTVADQFGATLPGVKTNVDYLMLGAFFELDVRDTPYTRAFGHRFAPTEPRLRGVSLDASRGFYLASEVTHNFSMRGQDVDFTRLTLDVREFMPIGKELLHGFSFRQFASVTHSGDGRVPFYRLQSVGGARSLRGYPSGRFRDRNVLLANAEVRCQIWHWIDMAVFADAGHVFRNIGDVDVADPRVGYGLGFRVKNEGKTLGRVDVARGRGGWELHLDLGSLF from the coding sequence ATGGAAGAACACAGACCGACCTTCATGGAGCGGGCCGCGTCGTTCGTGGGCAGCTTCGGCGGCGCCGTTGTGCCCCACCGTCTGATTCTCGATGTGCCCCAGTTGGAGGTTGCCGACTTCCACCCGGTTTTTGGGGGGCTCGACGGAAATGCGGGAACGACGGCGGGGGTGCTCTACGAGCCGACGTTTTGGAAGGAGGAGCAGCGCCTCGCCGAGGCGGAGCTTCTTGGCAGCCTCCGTGAATATTACGGGACGGGGGCACGCTTCGGGGGCGTCTTCGAGCCCTATGTGGGGTACGCGTACGCTCGGTATCAGCACCGTCCCCGCGAGAGCTTTTACGGGGTCGGGGCCGACAGCCAGGTGGACACGGAGGCCGGCTTTCGATTGGATCAGGGAGTTGTGGGGGGGCTTCTGGGATGGTCGCCAAAGCCCAGTGCGCTCCTCGGCGGACATGTCTCGTACCAGGCAAATCGGTACGGGACAGGGCAAGGAGACCGCCCGACGGTGGCGGATCAGTTCGGGGCGACCCTTCCCGGTGTGAAGACCAACGTGGACTACCTAATGCTCGGCGCCTTCTTTGAGCTTGACGTCCGGGATACACCGTACACCCGTGCCTTTGGACACCGGTTCGCCCCGACGGAACCCCGACTGCGAGGGGTATCGCTCGACGCGTCCCGTGGGTTCTATCTCGCCTCCGAGGTGACACACAACTTCAGCATGCGGGGGCAGGATGTCGACTTCACCCGCCTCACCCTCGACGTGCGGGAGTTTATGCCGATTGGGAAGGAGCTGCTCCACGGCTTTTCCTTCCGCCAGTTTGCGTCGGTGACCCACTCGGGGGACGGGCGCGTTCCGTTCTATCGGTTGCAGTCCGTAGGGGGGGCACGATCCCTCCGAGGGTACCCATCGGGGCGATTTCGGGATCGAAACGTGCTTCTGGCGAACGCGGAGGTTCGATGCCAGATCTGGCACTGGATCGACATGGCGGTCTTCGCCGACGCGGGGCATGTGTTTCGCAACATCGGGGACGTTGACGTTGCGGACCCACGCGTCGGATACGGCCTGGGTTTTCGGGTCAAGAACGAGGGGAAAACGTTGGGGCGCGTCGACGTAGCCCGGGGACGGGGAGGATGGGAGCTGCACCTTGACCTAGGCTCTCTCTTTTAG
- the dnaE gene encoding DNA polymerase III subunit alpha, with the protein MPNFSHLHCHTQYSLLDGAADIDNLIESAERRDIPAVAITDHGNLYGVPEFYTRAQKSDVQPIIGCEFYLTPSGIQDQSDPTRYHQVLLAKDQTGYKNLMQLSSTSFLEGFYYKPRIDLGLLREHHEGLVATTCCLQGQVPQMILNQGEAAAREKFEEYLDIFGDDYYIEIQDHDIDDQHTVNEVLLQWAREYDVEVLATNDVHYVNQQDHEAQDILLCLQTGDDYNDPNRMRFSNDQFYMKDSEGMMEALTGIPEEFQREALVNTNKVADKCAFDLPMGDLLMPHYPIPEGFEDMDEYLRHLTFERAKERYGEPLPQKVVNRLNHELGIIADEDYSGYFLIVQDFTDAARELDVRVGPGRGSAAGSCVSYCLGITNVDPLEYDLLFERFLNPERVSMPDIDIDFDDRGREKVIDYVVEKYGQENVCQIITFGTMGAKTVVRDVSRVLDIPLDRADEIAKMIPDGPGVDLEQAFDENPDFRALKDANNPEVSKMMQYADVLEGSVRHTGVHAAGVIIAPGEVSDYVPVSVAKSKGEKVVTTQYDGDWVEEFGLLKMDFLGLKTLTLIEDAVELVEDTRDVDLNIDDIPLDDEDTFELFQRGDTVSIFQFESTGMREHLRKLKPTEIGDLIAMNALYRPGPMENIPTYVARKHGREEVEYPHPLLEDILEPTYGIAVFQEQVMQMARELAGFSLGEADILRRAMGKKKAKLMRKQREKFIEGCKEENDIPEDEADELFDIINEFAGYGFNKSHSAAYSLVAYRTAYLKAHYPPEFMAAAMTNEMDDTDKLSKVLEEARSMGLEVLPPSINRSQSRFTVEQGTDGTYRVRFGLAAIKNAGEKAIDALIEAREEHGPFDSIFDLTKNVDFGTVNKRTLEALAQAGALDDLEGHRAQLMEIMDKAVRYGQKVQHDRMAGQNSLFGNGDAGTEAMQPGLPDVETWAKSQRLKEEHEVLGFYVSGHPLDEYRAEADAFATAHFGEPDQLERVIEQAAGGDGRNRGPVRTFCGIITEVDRNTTKSGKPIAFATIEDFTGQGEMVLFSSILDRIQPYLEVDNVVLAKGNVEVRGGTVKVLAKDLTPMWKVREQMVSEVILTVDLDQVMPDELRTFRQLCEQTEGNCTLYFDVDAPELRGQERLRSRAYVVEPTAEFMRGAQRIFGSDNIALKGN; encoded by the coding sequence ATGCCCAATTTTTCCCACCTCCACTGCCACACGCAGTACTCCCTGCTCGACGGCGCCGCCGACATCGACAACCTCATCGAAAGCGCTGAGCGCCGCGACATTCCGGCCGTCGCCATTACCGACCACGGCAATCTCTACGGCGTCCCGGAGTTCTACACCCGGGCTCAGAAGTCCGACGTCCAGCCGATCATCGGCTGCGAGTTCTACCTGACGCCGAGTGGCATTCAGGACCAGTCCGACCCCACCCGCTACCACCAGGTTCTCCTGGCGAAGGACCAGACGGGGTACAAGAACCTGATGCAACTCTCCTCTACCTCCTTCCTGGAGGGCTTCTACTACAAGCCGCGTATCGACCTTGGCCTCCTGCGCGAGCACCACGAGGGCCTCGTGGCCACCACCTGCTGCCTGCAGGGCCAGGTGCCGCAGATGATTCTGAACCAGGGCGAGGCGGCGGCGCGGGAGAAGTTTGAAGAGTACCTGGACATCTTCGGGGACGACTACTACATCGAGATCCAGGACCACGACATCGACGATCAGCACACCGTCAACGAGGTGCTGCTGCAGTGGGCCCGAGAGTACGACGTAGAGGTACTGGCCACCAACGACGTTCATTACGTCAATCAGCAGGACCACGAGGCCCAGGACATCCTGCTCTGCCTCCAGACGGGGGACGACTACAACGACCCCAACCGGATGCGCTTCAGCAACGATCAGTTTTACATGAAGGACTCGGAGGGCATGATGGAGGCCCTCACGGGCATCCCGGAGGAGTTTCAGCGTGAGGCGCTCGTCAACACCAACAAGGTGGCCGACAAGTGCGCGTTCGACCTCCCGATGGGGGATCTTCTGATGCCTCACTACCCCATTCCGGAGGGGTTCGAGGACATGGACGAGTACCTGCGCCACCTCACCTTCGAACGGGCGAAGGAGCGCTACGGGGAGCCGCTGCCCCAAAAGGTTGTCAATCGGCTCAACCACGAGCTCGGCATTATTGCCGACGAGGACTATTCCGGCTATTTCCTCATCGTTCAGGACTTTACGGACGCGGCCCGCGAACTTGACGTGCGCGTGGGGCCGGGGCGGGGCTCCGCCGCCGGGAGCTGCGTGAGCTACTGCCTCGGCATCACCAACGTGGACCCGCTCGAGTACGATCTCCTCTTCGAGCGCTTCCTCAATCCGGAGCGCGTGTCGATGCCCGACATCGACATCGACTTCGACGACCGGGGCCGCGAAAAGGTCATCGACTACGTGGTGGAGAAGTACGGGCAGGAGAATGTATGCCAGATCATCACCTTCGGCACCATGGGCGCGAAGACGGTGGTGCGCGACGTCTCGCGCGTGCTCGACATTCCGCTCGACCGCGCCGACGAGATTGCCAAGATGATCCCCGACGGCCCGGGCGTGGACCTCGAACAGGCCTTCGACGAGAACCCCGACTTCCGCGCGCTGAAGGACGCGAACAACCCGGAGGTCAGCAAAATGATGCAGTACGCGGACGTGCTGGAAGGATCGGTGCGGCACACCGGCGTCCACGCCGCCGGGGTCATTATCGCGCCCGGCGAGGTGAGCGACTACGTGCCCGTCTCCGTCGCCAAGAGCAAGGGCGAAAAGGTCGTCACGACTCAGTACGACGGCGACTGGGTGGAGGAGTTTGGGCTGCTGAAGATGGACTTCCTCGGTCTCAAGACGCTCACGCTCATCGAAGACGCCGTCGAGCTCGTCGAGGACACCCGCGACGTGGACCTCAACATCGACGACATTCCGCTCGACGACGAGGACACGTTCGAGCTTTTCCAGCGCGGCGATACGGTCTCGATCTTCCAGTTCGAGTCGACCGGCATGCGGGAGCACCTCCGCAAGCTGAAGCCGACGGAGATCGGCGACCTGATCGCCATGAACGCGCTCTACCGGCCGGGGCCGATGGAAAACATTCCCACCTACGTGGCCCGCAAGCACGGGCGGGAAGAGGTGGAATACCCCCATCCGCTGCTGGAGGACATCCTGGAGCCGACCTACGGCATCGCCGTGTTTCAGGAGCAGGTGATGCAGATGGCCCGCGAGCTGGCCGGCTTCTCCCTCGGCGAGGCAGACATCCTGCGCCGCGCGATGGGCAAGAAGAAGGCAAAGCTCATGCGCAAGCAGCGGGAGAAGTTCATCGAGGGGTGTAAGGAGGAGAATGACATTCCGGAAGACGAGGCGGACGAGCTCTTCGACATCATCAACGAGTTCGCCGGGTACGGCTTCAACAAGTCCCACTCGGCCGCCTACTCGCTGGTCGCCTACCGCACGGCCTACCTGAAGGCCCACTACCCGCCGGAGTTTATGGCGGCGGCGATGACCAACGAGATGGACGACACCGATAAGCTGTCAAAGGTGTTGGAGGAGGCTCGGAGCATGGGCCTGGAGGTGCTCCCTCCCTCTATCAACCGCAGCCAGTCGCGCTTTACGGTGGAGCAGGGCACGGACGGCACGTATCGCGTGCGCTTCGGCCTCGCGGCTATTAAGAACGCGGGCGAGAAGGCAATCGACGCGCTGATCGAGGCCCGGGAAGAGCACGGCCCCTTCGACTCCATCTTCGACCTCACGAAGAACGTGGACTTCGGCACGGTCAACAAGCGCACCCTGGAAGCACTCGCTCAGGCCGGGGCCCTCGACGACCTGGAGGGCCACCGCGCACAGCTCATGGAGATTATGGACAAGGCCGTGCGCTACGGCCAGAAGGTGCAGCACGACCGCATGGCCGGCCAGAACTCGCTCTTCGGCAACGGCGACGCGGGCACCGAGGCGATGCAGCCGGGCCTACCGGACGTGGAGACCTGGGCCAAGTCACAGCGCCTGAAGGAGGAGCACGAGGTGCTGGGCTTCTACGTCTCCGGCCACCCGCTCGACGAATACCGGGCCGAGGCCGACGCTTTTGCGACCGCCCACTTCGGCGAGCCGGACCAGCTTGAGCGGGTCATCGAACAGGCCGCCGGGGGGGACGGCCGCAACCGAGGGCCCGTCCGCACCTTTTGTGGGATCATCACCGAGGTGGACCGCAATACCACGAAGTCCGGCAAGCCGATCGCGTTCGCCACGATCGAGGACTTTACCGGCCAGGGCGAGATGGTCCTCTTTTCCAGCATCCTCGACCGCATTCAGCCCTATCTGGAGGTCGACAACGTCGTCCTCGCGAAGGGCAACGTGGAGGTGCGCGGCGGCACTGTGAAGGTGCTCGCGAAGGACCTCACTCCGATGTGGAAGGTCCGCGAGCAGATGGTGAGCGAAGTGATTCTCACGGTGGATCTCGACCAGGTGATGCCCGATGAGCTCCGGACATTCCGACAGCTCTGCGAGCAGACCGAGGGCAACTGCACGCTCTACTTCGACGTGGACGCCCCTGAACTTCGGGGCCAGGAGCGCCTCCGTAGCCGCGCCTATGTCGTGGAACCAACCGCCGAGTTCATGCGGGGGGCCCAGCGCATCTTTGGTTCCGACAACATCGCCTTGAAGGGGAACTGA
- a CDS encoding sugar phosphate isomerase/epimerase family protein, producing the protein MSDPSLHSLCRWTFHEGTGRFVPSGVRPDWAPDHFDTVDFVRLVQDETVPRLPDHVELGVELHYDNEYDEENATDIADALDATDLSLAMVTPGAHLHHAYGGIASLDPDERAEAQDFCERCLEVAYGPLRPGWSDDPGKAPSLVIWNGSFGYDLATPELRRMYQNLKESLAKLCRFEAEQGGELFVTLEPKPNEGHPAMLLPTVASAIVMWYRIAEEFDVPLSRKGVNKEIGHSEMVGLDPVHDTIEELDNGMMHHTHLNSQGYNDGISMGGSGRFDIDQATRINGMNIAMARLMQDAGFDRWKGHDVQARPYDDTDQALGRVLRSVLSWEACEHAAAKLDGEALHAHLASRDTAKAEDLMRGAVATAQSWFDDHFEPVA; encoded by the coding sequence ATGTCCGACCCTTCCCTGCATAGCCTCTGCCGATGGACCTTCCACGAGGGCACAGGACGGTTCGTCCCGAGCGGCGTCCGCCCGGACTGGGCCCCCGACCACTTCGACACCGTCGATTTCGTGCGTCTCGTGCAGGACGAGACTGTCCCGCGCCTGCCGGACCACGTCGAACTGGGCGTGGAGCTGCACTACGACAACGAGTATGACGAGGAGAATGCCACGGACATTGCCGATGCTCTGGACGCGACTGACCTGAGCCTAGCGATGGTGACACCGGGCGCGCACCTGCACCACGCCTACGGGGGCATCGCGTCGCTCGACCCCGACGAGCGGGCCGAGGCCCAGGACTTCTGCGAGCGCTGCCTCGAGGTGGCCTACGGCCCCCTCCGCCCCGGCTGGAGCGACGACCCGGGCAAGGCCCCCTCGCTGGTAATCTGGAACGGCTCCTTCGGGTACGACCTCGCCACACCCGAGCTGCGCCGCATGTACCAGAACCTCAAAGAAAGCCTGGCGAAGCTCTGCCGGTTCGAAGCAGAGCAGGGTGGGGAGCTCTTCGTCACCCTGGAGCCGAAGCCCAACGAGGGACATCCGGCCATGCTCCTTCCCACCGTGGCCAGCGCCATCGTGATGTGGTACCGCATCGCGGAGGAGTTCGACGTGCCTTTAAGCCGGAAGGGCGTCAACAAGGAGATCGGCCACTCCGAGATGGTAGGCCTCGACCCGGTGCACGATACGATCGAGGAGCTGGACAACGGGATGATGCACCACACCCACCTCAACAGTCAGGGCTACAACGACGGCATCTCGATGGGCGGCTCCGGGCGATTCGACATCGACCAGGCCACCCGCATCAACGGGATGAACATCGCCATGGCCCGCCTCATGCAGGACGCCGGCTTCGACCGCTGGAAGGGCCACGACGTGCAGGCCCGCCCGTACGACGACACCGATCAGGCCCTGGGCCGGGTCCTGCGCTCCGTTTTGAGCTGGGAGGCCTGCGAGCACGCCGCCGCCAAGCTGGATGGCGAGGCGCTCCACGCTCACCTCGCCAGTCGGGACACGGCTAAGGCCGAAGACCTGATGCGCGGGGCCGTCGCGACGGCCCAGAGCTGGTTCGACGACCACTTTGAGCCGGTGGCATAG